In Gemmatimonadales bacterium, one DNA window encodes the following:
- the speY gene encoding deoxyhypusine synthase → MTRPSAQYLRGQRIEPRAVTGTETAADLIDNAFLAYNAGRLREGCQLFVERMLAPDATVGMSLTGAMTPAGLGMSCLVPLMEAGFVDWIISTGANLYHDAHFALGLAMHRGTPHADDVELRDHGVVRIYDIFFDYSVLLSTDKFVREVSAREEFQRPMGTAEYHWMLGGYLLERERAVAAARRSVLAAAHDLGVPIYTSSPGDSSIGMNVAEQALAGSKLRFDVSADVNETAAIVLEAKRSGGKSGCLIVGGGSPKNFMLQTEPQIQEVLGIDERGHDYFLQMTDARPDTGGLSGATPAEAVSWGKIDPDQLPGTVVVYVDNSVALPLLTAYALNRHEPRQLKRLYGRRDAMLARLIEEYRAALAFRDRRADESMADAEAAAGEHP, encoded by the coding sequence GTGACCCGCCCATCCGCGCAGTACCTCCGCGGCCAGCGGATCGAGCCCCGCGCGGTGACGGGCACCGAGACGGCGGCCGACCTCATCGACAACGCGTTCCTCGCGTACAACGCGGGGCGGCTGCGCGAGGGCTGCCAGCTCTTCGTCGAGCGCATGCTGGCACCGGACGCCACCGTCGGCATGAGCCTCACCGGCGCGATGACGCCGGCCGGCCTCGGCATGAGCTGCCTGGTGCCGCTCATGGAGGCGGGGTTCGTCGATTGGATCATCTCGACTGGCGCCAATCTGTATCACGACGCCCACTTCGCGCTGGGCCTCGCGATGCACCGCGGCACGCCCCACGCGGACGACGTGGAGCTGCGCGACCACGGCGTGGTGCGGATCTACGACATCTTCTTCGACTACTCGGTGCTGCTCTCGACCGACAAGTTCGTGCGCGAGGTATCAGCGCGCGAGGAGTTCCAGCGTCCGATGGGCACGGCCGAATATCACTGGATGCTCGGCGGCTACCTGCTGGAGCGCGAGCGCGCGGTGGCCGCGGCGCGCCGCTCGGTGCTCGCCGCCGCGCATGATCTGGGCGTTCCGATCTACACCAGCTCCCCCGGCGACAGCTCCATCGGCATGAACGTGGCCGAGCAGGCGCTGGCGGGCAGCAAGCTCCGGTTCGACGTGAGCGCCGACGTGAACGAGACGGCGGCCATCGTGCTCGAGGCCAAGCGGAGCGGCGGCAAGAGCGGCTGCCTCATCGTAGGTGGCGGCAGCCCCAAGAACTTCATGCTCCAGACTGAGCCGCAAATCCAGGAAGTGCTCGGCATTGACGAGCGGGGCCACGACTACTTCCTGCAGATGACCGATGCGCGCCCCGATACGGGCGGACTTTCCGGCGCCACGCCGGCCGAGGCGGTGAGCTGGGGGAAGATCGATCCCGATCAACTTCCGGGCACGGTGGTGGTCTATGTCGACAACTCGGTCGCGCTCCCGCTTCTCACCGCGTACGCGCTCAACCGGCACGAGCCGAGACAGCTCAAACGGCTCTACGGCCGGCGGGACGCGATGCTCGCGCGGTTGATCGAGGAATATCGGGCGGCGCTCGCGTTTCGTGACCGGCGCGCCGACGAGTCGATGGCGGATGCGGAGGCAGCAGCGGGGGAACACCCGTGA
- a CDS encoding TIGR00730 family Rossman fold protein gives MTANKMTNTPFRASGDNRRPTEDEELLDSRQPAERPDALRKTDPWRVLRIMGEFVEGFDSLGDVQDGVTIFGSARTLPADPHYGAAVETARLLAQEGIPIITGGGPGIMEAANRGAIEGGGLSIGCNIELPFEQGTNAYVTRAINFRFFFVRKMMFVKYSTAFVVFPGGYGTLDELFEALTLIQTGRVKHFPVVLFGRTYWSALVNWLNHTVAAERKINIGDLELFHVTDDPAEVLRIVTRARAAKD, from the coding sequence ATGACCGCGAACAAGATGACCAACACGCCGTTCCGCGCGAGCGGCGATAACCGGCGTCCGACCGAGGACGAGGAGCTGCTCGACAGCCGCCAGCCCGCCGAGCGGCCGGACGCGCTCCGGAAGACCGATCCGTGGCGGGTGCTCCGCATCATGGGCGAGTTCGTCGAGGGGTTCGACAGCCTTGGCGACGTGCAGGACGGTGTGACCATCTTCGGCTCGGCGCGCACGCTGCCGGCCGACCCGCATTACGGCGCCGCGGTCGAGACCGCGCGGCTCCTGGCTCAGGAGGGCATCCCCATCATCACTGGCGGCGGCCCCGGGATCATGGAGGCGGCCAACCGGGGCGCGATCGAGGGTGGGGGGCTGTCGATCGGCTGCAACATCGAGCTGCCGTTCGAGCAGGGGACCAATGCCTACGTCACGCGTGCGATCAACTTTCGTTTCTTCTTCGTCCGGAAGATGATGTTCGTGAAGTACTCGACCGCGTTCGTGGTCTTTCCCGGGGGCTACGGGACGCTCGACGAGCTGTTCGAGGCATTGACGCTCATCCAGACCGGGAGAGTCAAGCACTTTCCGGTCGTGCTCTTCGGCCGTACGTACTGGAGCGCGTTGGTCAACTGGCTGAACCACACCGTGGCGGCGGAGCGGAAGATCAATATCGGCGACCTCGAACTCTTCCACGTCACCGACGATCCCGCCGAAGTGCTGCGAATCGTGACCCGGGCGCGCGCCGCCAAGGATTGA
- a CDS encoding aminotransferase class V-fold PLP-dependent enzyme yields MVAAPLHAPRRRQYRDDFPIFRHSVYLNSCSLGALSRRSRERVTDYLDLWERHGAAAWYEIWWSALADLRGGYARMVGARAADVALHPNISSTLTAVAESLDYRLRPRVVVTSLDFPTISYQWLAKRSEGVDVVVVESPDGNEVPLDAIERAVDGRTALVATSHVFFTSGAVQDVAALARIAHRRGALLLVDGYQAVGQVPVDVAAAGVDFYCAGGLKWLLGGSGIAFLYVRPDLVQEFAPRAAGWFGDRDQFRFDSRALHPHDDARRFEAGTPAVASVYAQLGGLEVLEDAGPDEVRRITGELTDDLVEQARAAGLAPKVAASAAARSAIVMLPRVDPAADVRRLAEAGIVADARPRHVRVSPYFYNVRDDHLALLELLTS; encoded by the coding sequence ATGGTTGCCGCTCCGCTGCATGCGCCCCGGCGGCGGCAGTACCGGGACGACTTCCCGATCTTCCGCCACTCGGTCTATCTCAACAGTTGCTCGCTCGGCGCGCTCTCGCGCCGGTCGCGCGAGCGGGTAACCGACTACCTCGACCTCTGGGAGCGGCACGGCGCCGCGGCATGGTACGAGATCTGGTGGTCGGCGCTCGCCGATCTCCGGGGGGGCTACGCCCGCATGGTCGGCGCCCGTGCGGCGGACGTGGCGCTGCACCCGAACATTTCGTCCACGCTCACCGCCGTCGCCGAATCGCTCGACTACCGACTTCGCCCGCGAGTCGTGGTGACGAGCCTCGACTTCCCCACGATCAGCTATCAGTGGCTCGCCAAGCGGAGCGAGGGTGTGGACGTGGTGGTGGTGGAGAGCCCGGACGGCAACGAGGTGCCGCTCGACGCGATCGAGCGCGCGGTCGATGGGCGCACCGCGCTCGTCGCCACGAGCCACGTCTTCTTCACCTCGGGCGCAGTCCAGGATGTCGCCGCGCTCGCCCGCATCGCGCACCGTCGCGGCGCGCTGCTGCTGGTGGATGGCTACCAGGCCGTCGGGCAGGTGCCGGTCGACGTGGCGGCGGCAGGCGTCGACTTCTACTGCGCCGGCGGACTCAAATGGCTGCTCGGCGGGTCGGGGATCGCGTTTTTGTACGTACGGCCCGATCTCGTGCAGGAGTTCGCGCCTCGGGCTGCCGGCTGGTTCGGCGACCGGGACCAGTTCCGCTTCGATTCGCGCGCGTTGCACCCGCACGACGACGCCCGCCGCTTCGAGGCGGGCACGCCGGCGGTCGCGTCGGTGTACGCGCAGCTCGGCGGGCTCGAAGTGCTCGAGGACGCGGGACCGGATGAGGTGCGCCGGATCACCGGCGAGCTGACCGACGATCTGGTTGAGCAGGCGCGCGCGGCGGGCCTCGCGCCGAAGGTGGCGGCGAGCGCCGCGGCGCGCTCCGCCATCGTGATGCTGCCGCGCGTCGATCCCGCCGCCGACGTGCGGCGCCTGGCCGAGGCTGGCATCGTGGCCGACGCGCGGCCCCGCCACGTCCGGGTCTCGCCGTACTTCTACAACGTGCGCGACGACCATCTCGCGCTGCTGGAGCTGCTCACGTCATGA
- a CDS encoding NAD(P)/FAD-dependent oxidoreductase produces the protein MRLIGASDGARSRISSGTLARGSIDSRPHVVILGGGFAGLYAAKGLKGAPVRVTVVDRRNHHLFQPMLYQVATAALNPSDIANPIRSVLRRQRNAEVMLGDVVSIDAAAREVLLGNGTSLDYDYLIVATGARHSYFGHDEWEPLAPGLKSIEDALEIRKRVLLAFEQAEREAVPALRQAYLTFVIVGGGPTGVEMAGAVAEVRNFALRRDFRHINPPDAHVVLVEAGPRLLASYPPRLSERALAELRRLRVDVRLGTMVRDVEPWSVRAGDEVIPTRTVIWAAGNMASPLLKTLGTPLDRQGRAIVEADCSIPGHPEVFVLGDAAHFQHDTPEPLPGISPVAIQMGQYVAKLIRRETRGTAGRPPFHYFNKGQLAVIGRGHAVADIWKLGFGGFVAWLLWIFVHIFFLIGFRNRVLVMLEWAWSYLTYRRGARLITGELGGGTPTEPLRELSMTPRELTRSAP, from the coding sequence GTGAGGCTCATAGGGGCGAGTGATGGAGCGCGGAGCCGTATATCGAGCGGCACGCTTGCGCGGGGTTCGATCGACAGCCGGCCGCACGTCGTCATTCTGGGCGGCGGGTTCGCCGGACTGTACGCCGCGAAGGGGCTCAAGGGCGCGCCGGTGCGTGTCACCGTGGTGGACCGGCGCAATCACCATCTGTTCCAGCCCATGCTCTACCAGGTGGCCACTGCGGCGCTCAACCCGAGCGACATCGCGAATCCGATCCGTTCGGTGCTCCGGCGGCAGCGCAACGCCGAGGTGATGCTGGGTGACGTGGTCTCGATCGACGCCGCGGCGCGTGAAGTGTTGCTCGGGAACGGCACCAGCCTCGACTACGACTACCTCATCGTCGCCACCGGCGCTCGGCACTCGTACTTCGGGCACGACGAATGGGAGCCGCTCGCTCCCGGCCTCAAGAGCATCGAGGACGCGCTCGAGATCCGGAAGCGAGTGCTGCTCGCCTTCGAGCAGGCGGAGCGCGAAGCCGTGCCGGCGCTCCGGCAGGCGTATCTCACCTTCGTGATCGTGGGCGGCGGCCCCACCGGCGTGGAGATGGCGGGCGCAGTGGCGGAGGTGCGCAATTTCGCCCTGCGGCGCGACTTCCGGCATATCAATCCCCCCGACGCGCACGTCGTGCTGGTCGAGGCCGGACCGCGGCTCCTCGCGAGCTACCCCCCGAGGCTGAGCGAGCGCGCGCTGGCCGAGCTTCGCCGGCTGCGGGTCGACGTGCGGCTCGGCACCATGGTGCGCGACGTCGAGCCCTGGTCCGTGCGCGCCGGCGACGAGGTCATCCCCACCCGCACGGTCATCTGGGCCGCCGGTAACATGGCGAGTCCGCTGCTCAAGACGCTCGGCACGCCGCTCGACCGCCAGGGCCGCGCCATCGTCGAAGCCGATTGCAGCATTCCGGGCCATCCCGAGGTCTTCGTCCTCGGCGACGCCGCCCACTTCCAGCACGATACGCCGGAACCGCTGCCGGGCATCTCGCCCGTCGCAATCCAGATGGGCCAGTACGTGGCGAAGCTGATCCGGCGCGAGACACGCGGCACGGCTGGTCGCCCGCCGTTCCACTACTTCAACAAGGGCCAGCTCGCCGTGATCGGGCGCGGGCACGCGGTAGCGGATATCTGGAAGCTCGGATTCGGCGGCTTCGTCGCGTGGCTCCTCTGGATTTTCGTCCACATCTTCTTCCTGATCGGGTTCCGCAATCGGGTGCTCGTCATGCTGGAGTGGGCATGGTCGTACCTCACCTACCGGCGCGGCGCTCGGCTCATCACGGGCGAGCTCGGGGGCGGCACGCCGACCGAGCCGCTCCGCGAGCTCTCGATGACGCCCCGCGAGCTCACGCGCAGCGCTCCGTGA
- the queG gene encoding tRNA epoxyqueuosine(34) reductase QueG: MRLAPERVKARALELGFIACGVTDLAPSARGDALDRWLANGYAGTMRYMHRQAARRKAPQRIAPAARSVVVVLDNYYSADRPSDARAPRIARYARGTDYHRATVRRLELLAEYLREHGAGFTRCFADAGPVPERELAQRAGLGWIGKNTMLIRSDAGSFFFIGSVCTDLPLEPDLPYEMDRCGSCTRCLDACPTNALAEPRVLDATRCISYLTIEQKGPIPAGLTGRLSGWAFGCDICNDVCPWNERFATETGVAEFRPRIAASELDPDIFERMDESEFAERFGDTPLERAGLAGMRRNVRAALESVASTPVIRAAEPTDAQRLAEFGARTFVETYAADMPGVNVDGYVAQNYGERQQAAELADPRNSCLLVELGGALAGFALLRDGCAPPVALPSRTSPALPSPAWPSPGPALAPGAPVQLARFYVDRPWHGRGIAQALMRATVEHAAARGGALLWLTVWQQNARAIAFYGKSSFSIAGSVKFRIGDEEQDDHLMVRHLPAGPAPAASSSA; the protein is encoded by the coding sequence GTGAGGCTGGCGCCGGAGCGCGTGAAGGCCCGCGCGCTCGAGCTCGGCTTCATCGCGTGCGGCGTGACCGACCTCGCACCCAGCGCACGCGGCGACGCGCTCGACCGCTGGCTCGCCAACGGCTACGCCGGCACGATGCGCTACATGCATCGGCAGGCCGCCCGGCGAAAGGCGCCGCAGCGCATCGCGCCCGCGGCGAGGTCCGTGGTCGTGGTGCTGGATAACTACTACTCGGCCGATCGCCCGTCCGATGCGCGGGCGCCGCGCATCGCGCGGTACGCGCGCGGCACCGATTACCACCGGGCTACGGTGCGCCGGCTCGAGCTGCTGGCGGAATACCTCCGCGAGCACGGCGCCGGGTTCACCCGCTGCTTTGCCGATGCCGGCCCCGTGCCCGAGCGCGAGCTGGCGCAGCGTGCCGGGCTCGGCTGGATTGGCAAGAACACGATGCTCATCCGGTCGGACGCCGGCTCGTTCTTCTTCATCGGCTCGGTATGCACCGACCTCCCGCTCGAGCCGGATCTTCCCTATGAGATGGACCGCTGCGGCAGCTGTACGCGCTGCCTCGATGCGTGCCCGACGAACGCGCTTGCCGAGCCGCGCGTGCTCGATGCGACGCGGTGTATCTCCTATCTCACGATCGAGCAGAAGGGCCCCATTCCGGCCGGCCTGACCGGGCGGCTCTCGGGGTGGGCGTTCGGCTGCGACATCTGCAACGACGTATGTCCCTGGAACGAGCGGTTCGCGACGGAGACCGGCGTGGCCGAATTCCGTCCGCGTATCGCCGCGAGCGAGCTCGATCCGGACATATTCGAGCGGATGGACGAGTCAGAGTTCGCCGAGCGCTTCGGCGACACGCCGCTCGAGCGGGCCGGACTCGCTGGGATGCGGCGCAACGTCCGCGCGGCGCTCGAGAGCGTGGCGTCCACGCCGGTGATCCGCGCGGCCGAACCGACCGACGCGCAACGTCTCGCCGAGTTCGGCGCGCGCACGTTTGTCGAGACGTACGCGGCCGACATGCCCGGGGTGAATGTCGACGGCTACGTCGCCCAGAACTACGGCGAGCGCCAGCAGGCAGCCGAGCTGGCCGATCCGCGGAACAGCTGTCTCCTCGTCGAATTGGGCGGCGCGCTCGCGGGCTTCGCCCTGCTGCGCGACGGGTGCGCGCCGCCGGTCGCATTGCCCTCACGCACATCGCCTGCGCTGCCCTCGCCCGCATGGCCGTCGCCCGGGCCGGCTCTTGCGCCCGGCGCCCCGGTTCAGCTCGCACGCTTCTACGTGGACCGCCCGTGGCACGGGCGCGGCATCGCGCAGGCGCTCATGCGGGCGACCGTCGAGCACGCGGCCGCGCGCGGCGGCGCCCTGCTCTGGCTCACCGTCTGGCAACAGAACGCGCGCGCGATTGCGTTCTACGGCAAATCGAGCTTCTCCATCGCCGGCAGCGTCAAGTTCCGCATCGGCGACGAGGAGCAGGACGACCATTTGATGGTGCGCCACCTCCCCGCCGGCCCGGCGCCGGCCGCATCGTCCTCCGCATAG
- a CDS encoding DUF4112 domain-containing protein produces MPEPAEAPPALGAPELRRYQRLERASWLLDNAVRIPFTRFRIGLDPLLGLVPGVGDAIGAAISGWIVVEAARFGVSRSMLLRMLGNIAMDTIVGSVPGIGDLFDFAWKSDAMNLALLRRHLGQPEKARAPSRRLVAAVLIAVLLLAVAAVVGAAFLVRYLAGLSHIL; encoded by the coding sequence GTGCCCGAGCCTGCCGAAGCGCCCCCCGCGCTCGGCGCCCCCGAGCTGCGTCGATACCAGCGCCTCGAGCGCGCAAGCTGGCTGCTCGACAACGCCGTCCGCATCCCCTTCACCCGCTTCCGCATCGGCCTCGATCCGCTGCTCGGCCTCGTGCCGGGCGTAGGCGACGCGATCGGCGCGGCGATCTCGGGCTGGATCGTGGTCGAGGCCGCGCGCTTCGGCGTTTCGCGCAGCATGCTCCTCAGGATGCTCGGCAACATCGCGATGGATACCATCGTGGGCTCGGTGCCCGGCATCGGTGATCTCTTCGACTTCGCATGGAAGTCCGACGCGATGAACCTGGCGCTCCTGCGCCGGCATCTGGGCCAGCCCGAGAAGGCGCGCGCGCCGAGCCGCCGGCTCGTGGCCGCGGTGCTCATTGCGGTGCTGCTGCTCGCCGTCGCGGCCGTGGTGGGCGCGGCCTTCCTGGTCAGGTATCTTGCGGGACTCTCTCACATTCTTTGA
- a CDS encoding PLP-dependent transferase produces MRFETLAVHAGQRADPATGAVTLPIHLSTTFERAADGSYPGGYVYARDANPNRHSLEECLCRLEAGAAAAAFSSGMAATMAVFQALAPGDHVLVPQDVYYGTLKLLEDLFARWGLEHTEVDMTDPAALARAARPTTRLVWLETPSNPLMRITDVAAIADVAHRAGARVACDNTWATPLLTRPLELGADLVMHATTKYLGGHSDVLGGALVARENDAFFERIRLVQTKGGAVASPFDCWLVLRGIRSLPWRMRAHSANALAVARCLAAHPAVAAVHYPGLDADPGHAVARRQMTGGFGGMLSFEVRGGRAEAMALTGRLRLFTRATSLGGPESLIEHRASVEGPRTRAPEGLLRVSVGLEHADDLVEDLAAALGPPR; encoded by the coding sequence ATGCGATTCGAGACGCTCGCCGTGCACGCCGGGCAGCGCGCCGATCCGGCAACCGGGGCCGTGACGCTCCCGATCCACCTCTCGACCACGTTCGAGCGCGCCGCCGACGGTTCCTACCCCGGCGGCTACGTGTACGCGCGCGATGCCAATCCCAACCGGCACTCGCTCGAGGAGTGCCTTTGCCGGCTCGAGGCGGGCGCCGCGGCCGCCGCGTTCTCCTCCGGCATGGCGGCGACCATGGCCGTCTTCCAGGCCCTCGCTCCCGGCGACCACGTGCTGGTGCCGCAGGACGTCTATTACGGCACGCTCAAGCTGCTGGAGGATCTCTTCGCGCGGTGGGGGCTCGAGCACACCGAAGTCGACATGACCGACCCGGCTGCGCTGGCGCGCGCCGCGCGTCCCACGACGCGCCTCGTGTGGCTCGAGACGCCGTCGAATCCGCTCATGCGCATCACCGATGTCGCGGCCATCGCCGATGTGGCGCACCGGGCCGGCGCGCGCGTTGCGTGCGACAACACCTGGGCCACGCCGCTCCTCACCCGGCCGCTCGAGCTCGGCGCCGATCTCGTGATGCACGCGACGACCAAGTACCTGGGCGGTCACAGCGACGTGCTGGGCGGCGCGCTCGTCGCCCGGGAAAACGACGCGTTCTTTGAGCGGATCCGGCTGGTCCAGACCAAGGGTGGCGCGGTCGCATCGCCTTTTGACTGTTGGCTCGTGCTGCGCGGCATCCGTTCGCTGCCATGGCGCATGCGGGCGCACTCGGCCAACGCGCTCGCGGTGGCGCGCTGCCTCGCGGCGCATCCGGCGGTGGCGGCCGTGCACTACCCGGGGCTCGACGCTGATCCGGGCCACGCCGTTGCGAGGCGACAGATGACCGGCGGCTTCGGCGGAATGCTCTCGTTCGAGGTGCGCGGCGGCCGTGCCGAGGCGATGGCGCTCACCGGCCGCCTCCGCCTGTTCACCCGCGCGACCAGTCTCGGCGGCCCTGAAAGCCTGATCGAGCACCGCGCGTCCGTCGAGGGCCCGCGCACCCGCGCACCCGAAGGGCTCCTGCGCGTTTCGGTCGGGCTCGAGCATGCCGACGATCTGGTCGAGGATCTGGCCGCCGCACTGGGCCCACCCCGATGA
- a CDS encoding VOC family protein, which produces MIRAMHSVAVFVHDIDRAIKFYEEDLGLTLARRGAFGAEFLDEEPHLGVHPAVHADAKALVGRHTGVTFHVPELVELCERLHARGVRFIAEPTQQEFGIMAMIADPDGNIFALWDARTPA; this is translated from the coding sequence ATGATCCGCGCCATGCACAGCGTGGCCGTGTTCGTGCACGACATTGACCGCGCCATCAAATTCTACGAGGAGGACCTGGGGCTCACCCTCGCTCGCCGCGGTGCGTTCGGCGCCGAGTTTCTCGACGAGGAGCCGCACCTGGGCGTGCACCCGGCCGTGCACGCGGACGCCAAGGCGCTCGTGGGGCGACATACCGGCGTCACCTTCCATGTACCGGAGCTGGTCGAGCTCTGTGAGCGGCTGCACGCGCGCGGCGTGCGCTTCATCGCCGAGCCGACTCAGCAGGAGTTCGGCATTATGGCCATGATCGCCGATCCCGACGGCAACA